The sequence AACAACCCCAAAACTTCAGGTTTTTGTCTGTTTAACAATGAATTACAACCGATCAATATAAAAGCTAGAATGATTTCCCAACTCCCTACCGTTAGCCCCACATTTTTGGACAGTCCTACCAAAAGTGCATCAAAAGGTGAAGTTCCAAGGTCTGATTGTATTGTGAAAGAAATACCAAGGGTTAATATTAAAATTCCTAATACATAAAAAACATATTTCACTTTACTCACCCTCTTCATCATTTTTTGTTGCAAATGCAATAAAATTAAGTTAAATTTAATATATAGACTTTTTATTGTATTTGCAACAAGAATATCTATTAAGGAGTTAATTATGAATGAAATTCTTCGTGAAATTGGAATGATTGCAAGGGCATTAGATTCTATAAGTAATATAGAATTTAAAGCATATGACCTTACAAAAGGGCAGTATTTGTACCTTGTGCGAATATGTGAAAACCCAGGAATCATTCAAGAAAAGTTAGCCGAGATGATAAAAGTAGATCGAACAACAGCAGCTCGTGCTATAAAAAAACTTGAATTAAATGGGTTTATTGATAAGAAAGATGATGAGCATAACCAAAAAATTAAAAAACTTTTTCCAACAGAGAAAGGGAAAAATGTTTATCCTTTCATAAAAAGAGAAAATGATCATTCGAATAAGGTTGCATTAGAGGGATTTTCTGAAGTGGAAGTGGAGACCATTTTTAATCTTCTTCAAAGAGTAAGAGAAAATGTTGAAAAAGACTGGGAATT comes from Ammoniphilus sp. CFH 90114 and encodes:
- a CDS encoding MarR family winged helix-turn-helix transcriptional regulator, translating into MNEILREIGMIARALDSISNIEFKAYDLTKGQYLYLVRICENPGIIQEKLAEMIKVDRTTAARAIKKLELNGFIDKKDDEHNQKIKKLFPTEKGKNVYPFIKRENDHSNKVALEGFSEVEVETIFNLLQRVRENVEKDWEFVKKGNKRIY